A genomic stretch from Gorilla gorilla gorilla isolate KB3781 chromosome 20, NHGRI_mGorGor1-v2.1_pri, whole genome shotgun sequence includes:
- the CYP4F22 gene encoding ultra-long-chain fatty acid omega-hydroxylase codes for MLPITDRLLHLLGLEKTAFRIYAVSTLLLFLLFFLFRLLLRFLRLCRSFYITCRRLRCFPQPPRRNWLLGHLGMYLPNEAGLQDEKKVLDNMHHVLLVWMGPVLPLLVLVHPDYIKPLLGASAAIAPKDDLFYGFLKPWLGDGLLLSKGDKWSRHRRLLTPAFHFDILKPYMKIFNQCADIMHAKWRHLAEGSAVSLDMFEHISLMTLDSLQKCVFSYNSNCQEKMSDYISAIIELSALSVRRQYRLHHYLDFIYYRSADGRRFRQACDMVHHFTTEVIQERRRALRQQGAEAWLKAKQGKTLDFIDVLLLARDEDGKELSDEDIRAEADTFMFEGHDTTSSGISWMLFNLAKYPEYQEKCREEIQEVMKGRELEELEWDDLTQLPFTTMCIKESLRQYPPVTLVSRQCTEDIKLPDGRIIPKGIICLVSIYGTHHNPTVWPDSKVYNPYRFDPDNPQQRSPLAYVPFSAGPRNCIGQSFAMAELRVVVALTLLRFRLSVDRTRKVRRKPELILRTENGLWLKVEPLPPRA; via the exons ATGCTGCCCATCACAGACCGCCTGCTGCACCTCCTGGGGCTGGAGAAGACGGCGTTCCGCATATACGCGGTGTCCacccttctcctcttcctgctcTTCTTCCTGTTCCGCCTGCTGCTGCGGTTCCTGAGGCTCTGCCGGAGCTTCTACATCACCTGCCGCCGGCTGCGCTGCTTCCCCCAGCCCCCCCGGCGCAACTGGCTGCTGGGCCACCTAGGCATG TACCTTCCAAATGAGGCGGGCCTTCAAGATGAGAAGAAGGTACTGGACAACATGCACCATGTACTCTTGGTATGGATGGGACCTGTCCTGCCGCTGTTGGTTCTGGTGCACCCTGATTACATCAAACCCCTTTTGGGAGCCTCAG CTGCCATCGCCCCCAAGGATGACCTCTTCTATGGCTTCCTAAAACCTTGGCTAG GGGATGGGTTGCTGCTCAGCAAAGGTGACAAGTGGAGCCGGCACCGTCGCCTGCTGACACCCGCCTTCCACTTTGACATCCTGAAGCCTTACATGAAGATCTTCAACCAGTGCGCTGACATTATGCAT GCTAAATGGCGGCATCTGGCAGAGGGCTCAGCGGTCTCCCTTGATATGTTTGAGCATATCAGCCTCATGACCCTGGACAGTCTTCAGAAATGTGTGTTCAGCTACAACAGCAACTGCCAAGA GAAGATGAGTGATTATATCTCCGCCATCATTGAACTGAGCGCTCTGTCTGTCCGGCGCCAGTATCGCTTGCACCACTACCTCGACTTCATTTACTACCGCTCGGCGGATGGGCGGAGGTTCCGTCAGGCCTGTGACATGGTGCACCACTTCACCACTGAAGTCATCCAGGAACGGCGGCGGGCACTGCGTCAGCAGGGGGCCGAGGCCTGGCTTAAGGCCAAGCAGGGGAAGACCTTGGACTTTATTGATGTGCTGCTCCTGGCCAGG GATGAAGATGGAAAGGAACTGTCAGACGAGGATATCCGAGCCGAAGCAGACACCTTCATGTTTGAGG GTCACGACACAACATCCAGTGGGATCTCTTGGATGCTGTTCAATCTGGCAAAGTATCCGGAATACCAGGAGAAATGCCGGGAAGAGATTCAGGAAGTCATGAAAGGCCGGGAGCTGGAGGAGCTGGAGTG GGATGATCTGACTCAGCTGCCCTTCACAACTATGTGCATTAAGGAGAGCCTGCGCCAGTACCCACCTGTCACTCTTGTCTCTCGCCAATGCACGGAGGACATCAAGCTCCCAGATGGGCGCATCATCCCCAAAG GAATCATCTGCTTGGTCAGCATCTATGGAACCCACCACAACCCCACAGTGTGGCCTGACTCCAAG GTGTACAACCCCTACCGCTTTGACCCGGACAACCCACAGCAGCGCTCTCCACTGGCCTATGTGCCCTTCTCTGCAGGACCCAG GAATTGCATCGGACAGAGCTTCGCCATGGCCGAGTTGCGCGTGGTTGTGGCACTAACACTGCTACGTTTCCGCCTGAGCGTGGACCGAACGCGCAAGGTGCGGCGGAAACCGGAGCTCATCCTGCGCACGGAGAACGGGCTCTGGCTCAAGGTGGAGCCGCTGCCTCCGCGGGCCTGA